A window of Sorex araneus isolate mSorAra2 chromosome 3, mSorAra2.pri, whole genome shotgun sequence genomic DNA:
gtgagatacagtaataaaaatttcatgtttgcactTCGATCATACAGCcattcagcacccatcccttcaccagtgcacattttccacaaccaaaatCCCCATTATTCTTCCCCCCCTCcactttccatacctccccctgcttgtgtggcagaccatttgcaaggtattctttttctactttagttaccttcgatatttcgagaccagtcctacctccccttatatctgccgaaaatacaattgctagacagtgtgttttgtattgctttttatggaattctgtaaaaaactaaagcacaccgaggggcgtgtgcactccagggctctccgggcggctctgtctcaccacccgcgttcggtgctctggaaccgctgtgtatgggctggatctggatggccgttggccaaggaccggcaagggaagaatgaggaccaagctggtgtttggatcatgacaacatagcttgatagctattttaaaatactgtgttTTGTCatctgtccatgatcaagctcttaacttatagttaagcattaggcactttggccaggcccatctcaatgccagggtagcacacaactcaccgcttgccctgggtccgtccggTCCCTCGtggggatcctgcttttgggggtgctaggaagtaagggcagctgaggcttaggtcgagagaacagatgcccaggaggaaaatatgtagagtcaaatgactcccaggttataaaagcatagcatttgctaagtcttcctgtgtccatacaaaaaggacatggctctgaataaactatgcaaaggactcaaggagaagagaaaaacagtatttacaagtcaacagaacactaagaaagaagctacaaataaacaaagaggaataggagcactgtgatgggagtaacccaataaacctaaactacctgaggctatgttatcctacagaattCTATTgcttaggaattctaagatttttaataattagggtctgaagaaatagCTGCCGCAGGTTGCTCATGTccaagattcctgtgtgtgtctctggatcgtggccgtgtgggagctggtgcttcttgctggcttctagaaaatggcgactgCTGGCGTTCTTTGCGGGTAGGcggtgggacggcacctgccccgtCTGGAGCGGCCTggcggagaaggcctattgcaaagtcccaggccatctctgccgcaagttgctcgggtctgagatttctgtgtgtgtactCAAGCCATATTTGATGCTGGTTATAATTTTTGTGGTCAGAGAAGTAAAGGGGCAcagttgctggggattgaactagggcctcataatatgcaaagcatatgctttgccactgagccacatccctggccataatttaattttgtggccacccctggcagcactggggtggggagggggcggggaggattatgtggtgctgggcatcaaacccaatTGCTCCTGTATATGCATTCCAGCAGTTTGACGCACCAGCCCCTCTggccataaattttaaaatttatccctGGTCAGACACAGGCCGTGCCAGGTGACTGGTGGCAAAGAGCATTTGTTTCCGAAGGTTAACTTAGTGACTCAGTGACTTAGTGGTAGAATGAATGCCTTCTTGACAGGCTTGAGCCCAAGAGTTTTGTTCCGGACATAACTGCGCTTTGCTGATTGCAGTCTTAGCAGTGCTGCTATGTGGGTCCCTGCTGCCTTAATACCCGTGTGACCTTTAACATATTGcagccaagtgtgtgacccctggatGTTTTAACAATAATGACAGCAAAAATGGGAGAGgtcagagaaaatgagaaaaactttCCTAGAGGGTTACTTGGTCTTTTGAGTcccaatgcaaaaaataaaagaatttggtTGTTTTTTACTTTCAGCCCGTGGTCTGGACATCCCTTCTATTAAGACTGTCATTAACTATGATGTGGCTCGAGATAttgacactcacactcacagaatTGGCCGTACGGGACGAGCAGGGGAGAAAGGAGTTGCCTATACTTTGCTGACCCCTAAGGATAGCAATTTTGCTGGTGACCTTGTCCGGAACTTGGAAGGGGCCAATCAGCATGTTTCTAAGGAACTTCTCGATCTGGCGATGCAGGTAAGGGGTTGGATACATTTTGATTGCCTTAGATTATAAGAGTAAAGAGCCCTGAGGATAACTTGGGAACTTAGAGTAAGCTTCCCTTGCTAGCATACAACTGCAAATCTAATCCTTGGTGTTGCTTGCATGCTCTGGAGCAGTGTGATTTTGACAGTTGTGTTGTTTGAGCAGGGCAACTCTAATATCTGTTATTGGTCCACAAGTGACTTCAGGCCATACTGCAGCCAGATAtgtgagtaccacaactaaaACGTTGTGAGTACTACAACCAGCCAGAAATGTGTGTGAATTCCAGTAAAGGCAGCAACAGCAAAGGGAAGCTGGGGAGAATACAAGAGAAAAGAACTTAAACATCTGAGACTGATAACAGTAACTTAACCAGTAAGGGGAgatgttttggtggtggtgagtgcACTAACTGCACGTCAAAACCATATTAGATGGGGAAGCACTTTGCAGGTATAGATTGGTGTTGTGTGACATGAACATTCATCTGATTTCTCTTCTCATACTTTTCTCTCGGTAACATTAAGCATTGAAAGGTTTTCCTTGTGCTAAATCTATCCCTCTGTATAGCATATTTGTGAGTAAATTACTTTAAGAGATGGCTACTATTCTCTCTGCTGCCCTTCCCCCaacgtttttcttttttgcagggcTAAAAAtaggctattattattattattattattattattattattaatagtagtagtagtggtATTTCAAATAGGCTATCTTAAACTTTGTACTTGTGTTCATAGACTTAGATCTGACATGTGAACAGTCTCTTCTAGAGTTTAAAACTCAGTGAGTCTACTGAATTGAAACCTGAGTCATCTTCATATGTACATAGTCCTGAACTTACATGAGTTCAGAATATAACTGTTTCCTCCCTATGACTGGTCAGTTCTGAACTGAATTTTTAGAACTGGAACTTTGTGTCTTCTGCATTTCCTTCCTGCTGCCTTAGACTTCCTATGCTCTGGTGATTGGCTCCCCTGATCAGCACCTATCCCTAATCTGCCCACCTCTCATGTACTTCACTTTGGCGGTAACATGCAGTTGTCCTAGAAGCTTTAATCACTTCACAGAGGTTTGCATTATGAAGAAAATGTGAATAAATCTGATAAGTAGTATTCTGGCAGCAGTCAAGGTCAATGAAAGTTTagtttgggggattatatgtTGCTTCTATTCCTGGGAAGTCTGCTTTCAAGAGTTGTTTCTAAAAAGTCTCACCTGACACCTAATTTagttgtggttttgtttgttttccttcacTCTTGAACCCACCAAGTCTTTAAAGGCttgtttgttttacatttaattttggtttttgagcagTATGTGGAGCTGATTAGGGGCTATTCTAGGGCATTGCCcagattgagcctgggtctcaGGTCTGTAAAATTTGTGCTCAGTCTACTGAGTCTTCCAGCCTTTAAAGCTTGATTTTTATGTTCAATTATAGATTGCtcgagaaatagaaaataatttcatcaaAATTTTGCATCTCGTCAGTTACCAAAAGAAGCAAATCTGTTGTTTCTGTGAAGTTTCCACTTTGCATAgtacatttttaatcattttctctttgatcTCATTCTTTTCCTCTGCCTGCCTTTTCTTCCCCTGGCTTAcgtttttattgtgttttattcaGAATGCCTGGTTTCGGAAATCCCGCTTCAAAGGAGGGAAAGGCAAAAAGCttaacattggtggaggtggcCTAGGCTACAGGGAGAGGCCTGGCCTAGGCTCTGAGAACACGGTGAGTAGAGAATACACAAGTGATCTTAGGGCTGAGTCCTGGATTGTGTATGGGACTCCTGTTCCCTGCCAAAGAAAAGGAGGGATTTTGTGTTCAATTTGATTTGAATTATTACCGTTACTAACTGGCAAtgattgtgacttttttttttttttttaagcaaaacagattttatttggagggcttgAAGGTGTAGCAATGAGATGGGGGAGGAGAGGTTGAAGAGAaagtaatgcactcaagaaaaATGCAGGCTTCTctaagggcggagagagcccctacacattagacacgaaagcatgaaagtatacatctcaggacgggagatgtgggtgacatatGTGCTGATTGTGACTTCTTGCTAAAGAAACACCTATGTAACACATACTTAGCTTACTATGCATGTTGAAAAAGCAGTCAAAATTAGCATCAATTCTCTAATGGTCCTTATAGCCTACTGCTAAGGAAGACATTGCCAGAGGATGCTTATCTTGGCATCATGATCAAGTGTATGTTCCCACATTACAGTAGAGATGATGCAGGACTAATGCAGAGTCTAATACTGTGTGACATGTGCCAGAGTCTTTCTAGGCCATCACTCTTCACTACTCCCAGTGAGAGTACATACAGATGGAAAATCTTGGCGTCCAAAGTTCACACTGAAACTTAGACTCCTAAGAGCCCGAGCAGTTAGGCAGATGATAGACTGCTTTGTGATCATTTTAACATCTAAAAATAACCAGGTTCCATTTCACCTTTGGGTAAATCGAACTGGTCTGTGACAGTTGACTTTCCTACTTATTCTTTCTTCATggctatttttgtcttttgtttttaattttaggacCGAGGCAGTAACAACAACGTCATGAGCAACTATGAGGCTTACAAGCCCTCCTCAGGAGCCATGGGAGATCGACTGACAGCGATGAAAGCAGCTTTCCAGGTATGACACAAGCATTTAGCTGAGGGCTTTCAGTAATAACTCTTGGGCAATGATGAGGGGGCACTTTATCGTACTTAACATAGTAGCTGGGCCTAATAATTTGATGCTGGATTTAGGGCCTTGTCACTGCTTGGATTTTGAATATAAGCTAAAACCTACAGGTGTAATGTTCATTCACCTCAGTCTGGGTCCATTAGGATTAGTAATACGGTCTCTTGGCCTAAGCAATCTAGAATGTTCCCCACCTTTAAGGGTATTGTAATCTAGATGAGATAATTGACCTCTTTTCAGAGTTTGATTACATATCTTTTTGAATGTTAGGTCCATCTCTGTGCATGCATGTTCCATGAGTTAACATTGCTAGAATCCAGTTAACTAGCCAGCCTGACTTTATACACTTTTAAGGTTTGCAGACTGAAGGTAGTTAGGTACCAAGATTCTGCTTTTTATTAGTAGAGAATGGTGCCAAGAAACCACGTTTCTTAAACTGTCTTACTtgactctttttctctttcagtcACAGTACAAGAGTCACTTTGTTGCTGCCAGCTTAAGCAACCAGAAGGCTGGAAGCTCAGCTGCTGGGGCAAGTGGATGGACTAGTGCAGGGAGCTTGAATTCTGTTCCAACTAATTCTACCCAGCAAGGCCATAATAGTCCTGACAGCCCTGTTGCCAGTGCCACCAAGGGCATCCCAAGTTTTGGCAATTCCGGGAACCTCAGCAGTGCTCCAGTCACCTACCCTTCTCCTGGAGCCCAGGGCATCAACAACACAGCTTCGGGGACTACCAGCCGAGAAGGGATCGGGGGTGGCAATGGGAAACGAGAGCGATACACTGAGAACCGGGGTGGCAATCGTCATGGTCATGGAGAGAGTGGCAATCGGCATGGTGACAGTCCACGTCATggagatggtggtcgccatggaGATGGATACCGATACCCAGAAAGCAGCCGTCACACTGATAGCCATCGACATGGGGAGAACAGgcacggaggaggaggaggaggaggaggaggaggaggcagtggaggtgttggtgttggtgttggaggtggaggtggaggtggaggtggtggtggaggtggaggaggaggaggaggaggaggaggaggcggaggcggaGGCCGACATGGGGAAAGCAGAAATACAAATGATGGTCGGAATGGTGAAAGCAGGAAAGAAGGCTGTAATCGTGAGAGCAAGATGGACCCCAAGGTGGACAGCAGCAAGATGGACAAGACGGACAGCAAGCCAGATAAGACAGCTGATGTCTTTGCTGTCCCTGAGCCCCCCAAACGCAAGAAAAGCCGATGGGACAGTTAGAGGATATGTGCTAAAGGGTGAAAAcaattgtcttttgttttattttaagagagATTTTTGGTAATTAGGTGTCTCAGGGCTGAGCTGGGGCCTGAGGTATAAGGCCCTCTGCCCTTAGTGGCTAGCTGGCGCCTGGAGCCTGACCCTTCCATCTGGATCATGTTCCAGATGTTTTTTTGGGAAGCTGCTTGGTCCTTGGAAACATTGAGAGCTGGAAAACTTCTTTGGGTTCTGGGTGAGTTAAGGTCAATTGAGGATACCCTGAAAGAAAGGGGCCTTGTGACAAAACTCACTCTAGGTTTATATTTTATGTAGCatatattttttactaaaatGTCACCTTATAAACAACCACAGATTAAAAATCTTAGCTGTGTGGCGAGACAGTCCCTTTTTTAGGAGTTGATTTCTGCAAATCCAGTCTGTTGAGGTGTTAACGACATTGCAGTAAAGGGAAGTTGCTTCATCCTAAATGGACTCATCACTCAGGTGCTCTCTCCAGCTGAGATGGGAAGTAGCACCTGCAAGACCCAGAGCCttttgaagggggaaaaaaaaataatcctgggAACAATTCTAGGATTGTTCCAGTTCTAAAGTGCTCGCTAATGTTAAAAACAAGACCCAACAGCAGCTTTTTAAGTGTCttctatttcattgtattttttttttaacttgccaCGACGGTAGAAAAACCTTTTGCTGATGATTTTTGTTCTATCTTGTTTATAAAGGAAAAGAATATACATACTTTGAATTTGTGACTTTGTGAAGGTTTCTTTAAGATGTGCATTCCTTTCTGCTTGCTCTAGTAAATGTTTTACCACTGGGACCTGTGGATTGTTTGTCATTTCTCTTCACACAGTTAAATATGAATTGTTAATAGTATACTACATAATGTAATGCTCTAATGTTCTGTGAGTTGGCATTTAAGCTCCCATAAAGAAAATATCACCCTTATTTTATTCACGTAATAACAAAGCGGATGGGGAAAAGGCTTGACGTCCATTTGCCTCAAAATATATCCAGTAAATGCCACTCGGGTGCTTGACCTTCCCCCTACTTTGTCATACAGTACCCCACATTCTCACAGAAGGGCTTATTAAATTGTGGATTTGGACCCTAACTGGGGGAAATCTTAGCAACCATAAATGATTACTGAATGCACaatgatcaaaaataaaaatcaaatgtgaCAAATCTTAGGTGTGTCACACCTGGGCAGCATTTCTCAGGTAACTGGAAAAGTTTAAGCAGCCCTGTTAGGCCTGAGAAGATAGCTCAGTTGTGCCTAATGGACCTGCCTCCAGATAAGAGGATTTCCCCTGCCACTCGGGACCACCACAAGAACTCTAGCTTGCCCATCACCTccgacacatgcaaagcattcaaAGGGTCGGTTTAAGCATGATCAAATCCTCAGAGGCCCCAGCAGTGCTGCTCATTTCCgcctgtgttttttcttttgttctttccgTTGCTGTGCTCTTTGGTCCTTCTTCATCCTTGAATCCACCACCTTGAAATGACCTCTAACTCCAGCTGGCCGCCGTACTTTGCGGCCCACACCTTTTTTGGCCACAACATAGGTGACTTGGCGTTTCTCCTTAAGTCCAGCCTTCTTGTAGAGACTATAGATGGATAGAAGAAAGGGGGTTAGCGGCTTCCTGCCACCCTTTCAAATTCCATGTGCCTCTGGGtgaccctcccatcccccactaccTTCGGAGCTGTGCCACTTTCTCTCGCTCAGAGATGTCCACAGTGTTCACCACAGCTTCTGCCTTCTTCTTGGTTTGCTCCAGCTTCTTCAGCATCTGCAGAGACCTCAGTCAGGTTAACCTCTGCCTtgaccccaccccaccgccctaATCTCAGCCTTCCCTCTATTTACCCTCCGTTTCTTTCTGGCCTTTGCCTCGGCCACTTTCTTGATGGGACGTGCATTGATTTCCCGCCAGCGCTTGCGGTAATGCTCCACCTCCTTTTTATCAACAGGCAACTGCCGTATCCTGTGCTGCTTTTCCTCCTGTACAAACCATTCTGGaagctcctcttcttcctcattaAATGTGTATCTAGGTAGAGAAGACACAGGCCCTGATGACTAGTCCAGGCTTTAAGAAATCCACTCCCCAAGCCCCCCATCCTGGGCCACTTCTCAtggctctctggccccttacctGCTGAAGGAGTTATCTATGAGGTCTCTCTTGGCCTTTTTGGATGATGCAATAACAGCACCCAGAGCCAGACCTTCGGGGTCCAGTATCCGGTACTTCACTGGAGGGAAGGACAAAAACCAAAACTCAGCTCCTGACACTGAAGCTTCCTCCATCCACTCCGCTAGGCTCAGCGCTCACCTGGATCCTCGATCGGCACTACCTCAAACCCATCGTCAGCAGGCACACGGCCTCGCTTCTTGGCGCGCGGTGGTTCCTGCCTGTAGAAGAGGCGGTGTCAGTGAACTGATCTCTACACTCAGACCCATGTGGGGCCCGTCTTTAAAACAACCCAGTTCACTGGAAACCCCAGACTGAACTGACACCAATATCCTGAGccaattttctgttgtttttggaccacgctcaagtgctcagggctggcttctggccgtgctctggggtccctcctgccaggggcagtgtgcagtgctggggctcaaacctcgGTTAGTCACAGGCAAGGCTCACACCTTAACGCCAGTCCCCTTCTCCAGCCTAACTGGTGGTGTCTGAATACAACTTCCTACCCACGGCAGCCACACGTGAACACTCAGCTCCCAGAAATGGTTCGGAACCCCGCGCTGCTGCTTCATCCTGGCGTCAGCAGCAACCACTCACCGCACTTCGTCCTCACTGCTACTGCTATCCCCGTCGGAGCTGCTGTCTGCTTCTTTCTCTCCGGAGTCACCGGGAGCTTCTGCCCCCTGAGGGGCCTTATCAGGGCACACAGGAGGTTGCGATTTCACACGGGAAGGTGGTGGAGGCGGAGGCTGCGGCTGCCCCTTCCTGCGACTCTCATTCAGCAGCTGCGCCTGGCTGATCTCCAGAGCTTCATCAGCATCATCCTCCATCCCGATGAAGCCGTCCTGCGGGAGAGGAATCTCAGCCACCCTTCTCCCCGCACAGCAAGGCCCCTCCTGTCCCGGGCCCCCGCCTCCTACCTTTGAAAACCACAGACTGGCCTGTTCTTCCTGCAATACGGCCTTTTCCTCCAGTGGTACCAGGAGtggattttcttcttcctcctctgtctTATCTTCTGTTTCCGCAAACTGTACACTAACCCCAAGGTGGCAGATCAGTGCCCAGAGAACATACTCTGCCTAGCCTCTGGGACCACCTGCGCCCACTGTTCCAGTCCGGGCCTAGGGTGTCGCCATTCCCTCCAGCAACCCACCTTGCACCCCCACCTTCTTACCGCTTTTGGCTCCTTGGGCTCGGAGGTCTTCTTACTCCTGCCAGCTCTTCTGGGTCCAGATCACTATCCAGAGACGTGTCATCGTCGTCCTCGGCATCTGATACATAGATGTCATCTCCCGGGAGATCGGACAGAAACGTGTCCGCAGCACTCATGTCCCCTTGAGTTACCTTCTCGAATAACTGGAATAACAACCGAGAAACAGGTCAAGGGTACTCTCGAGGACCATGCTTTTTTCCCGGGTCTTTTATTGTCTGAAACAATACCAGGAAATATACTGTGGCAAGAAGGTTCCTTCTCCCTTTACAAGCTGGGAAGGGACGGGGCTGTTTAAACATCCCATTCACTGGCAGCCTTGTCATTAGTGACAGCAGAAAAACTGAAACACGTCCCGGAGCCACGGTGTCAGATCATAAGACACTCAACAACATTGGCTTTTCTTTAAAACctgttctcggggctggagtgatagcacagcaggtagggcatttgccttgcacgcggccgacccaggtttgaatcccagcatcccgtatggtcccctgagcaccgccaggggtaattcctaagtgattgagccaggaatgacccctgtgcattgccgggtgtgacccaaaaagcaagcaaaaaaaaaaaaaaaaacctgttctcAGAGGGTTCCTCATCGCCTTCCAGAGATGATAAAGTCTACTAATTCTGCTGCTACTGAATAAAGGGGCCCAGATATGCATATAACAGAAAGGTTATTATAAGTCAGCAGGACAATCTCCAAATCTGTTTGTGACACCTAATTATTATTTCAATGCTCTATCATATACTTGTGATTTtaccatctttatttttattcctcaCAAAAATTGAAGCAGGTAGGTTTTGCTGTTCATTCATTTGgttattcattcattttggtgtgaggggccacacccagggatcacCGTGGTGTCacggaccaaacccagggctcctgcctgcaaagGGTATTCCTCTGGGTATTGTTCTGGACACGAGGAAACGGGCTAAGAATGAATGTGGAGTCCTGACTCTAGGACTACCATGCTCCATGGTCTGCCTACTAGCCACTATGGCGATCCCACGCCCTCAGCTCCCCAGTATTCAGCAAGAAGCGCCACTCACTGTGCAATCTGCTCACTCAGCGTGAGGAGCTGAAGAACACGGTTTCCCTGAGGGAAGCCTTCCTCTGGTAACCAGGTACCCCGCTGCATCCAGGCAGCCCCAGCCTGGCATTCTAGCTACACAGAACAATGCGACATCCCACACCAATCTTCTGCTGGATTTCTATCTGAGGTACACCCCAACTGCTTCCCTTTACCCAGTCATTTCACAGGTGAAGACAGCAACCACAGCCACGATCGCTGAGCACACGTAAGAAAGccacccatcacccacccacGAGAGCAACCCACCTCACCTGGTGCCCCTGGATGGTGCGCAGGGAAAACATGCCCGTCTCCCCCTCGTCCGCGATGGAGACGCCGGGCAGATCCATCTTCAGCTCCACCCGCTCGCGCTGCTTCCTCTGCTCACGCAGcagcttctttttcttcctgaggGGTTGAGTCAAGGCATGATGCCTGCCCGGCCCTGACAAGCCCCTCCCCACGCTCCCTTCTCCTCGCACCTCTTTAACTCTGCCAACTCCTGGGCCTTCATCTCAGCCAGGGTCTGGTtcagctgctcctcctcctcctcctcctgagaGGGCTGCCTTGTGGAGGCCGTGGTCTCCTCGTtgtcatcttcctcttcctctcccgaGCTCAGGCTGTTCGGAAACCGTCCGAAGCGTTTTATCGCCCAGATGCTTCTCACCTTGTCCAGGCCACACCCACCCTGGTTTAGGTCCCTCCTCACCTAATGTCCAGGGCCTTGGCTTGTTCCTTCAACTTCTTGGCCATGTACCGCCGGAGCTTGGTTCTCCAATTCAGCAGGGACCTGTCCCAGAAGTACCCGTTACTGGCGTTCCAGAAGTACCCGTTACTGGCGTTGGCAGCTCCCTCCCGTTGAGGTGTGCCCGTTTAGGCTCACGCCCCAGATTTCAGAGCTGCATTCTAAAGCTCAAACCCAACACCAGAGCCTTCTGCACACCTCAGTTCCTTGCGCCCCAACACTTTGATGTCCTGACAGCAGGCGCGGATGTCCTCAGTGGTGGCGGGGTGCTGGGCCAACTCTTCATCATCCAGCGAGATCTgtgtgggagaagggagaggagagtcTCAGGCCATGTTCCCGGGGCTCCCGCTCCCGACGTCCCCAAGTCTGAGGACTCACCTCACTGGCTTTGGAGAGGAAGTCAACGGGGTTGGCGGCTCGCAGGAAGTCGGTGACTGAGACACGATGATAGAGAGTGAGGTCGCCCTCAGCGTAGCCTTCAGCCTggtgaaaggaaacaaaaatgaggTCTCCTCAGGGGCATCCTGTAGGACATCAGCCCAAACGCCTCAGCGTTCCGGGACATCCCATAGACATACCTTTGGCTTCTTCTTAGTCACCAACTCAGTAACCGTCTTGGCCTGCACTTCAACCTCCTTGAAAGCAAACTTGGGGTCAAAAAACTTACTGTCCACCTTGTCTGGAGCCAGGAATCCTATGACACGGTACAGAAGAAAGTGAGTTTTTGCATTCGGGAGAGAGTCTCAAGAGAAAGGAGGGCACAAGGGGATGAGGGCGGAAGGCAGATGCATTGCATACCGTTCACCCCATTCAGTCCTCaacacacggtcccccgagcagcaccaggtataGCACTTGGATGCCCCAAAGCATTGCTGAGGTGACCTAggtcatccccagcacctcagagctCTTGCACTGACCTTGCTGGGTTAAGCAAGAATCGCTATGAGCTGCCCtaagacccctgaacactgcttgggagaactttaagttaaaaatttaatgaaaaaattttctaagggctggaatgatagcacagtgggtagggcatttgccttgcacgcggccgacctaggtttgattcccagcatcccatatggtcccccaagcgccgccaggggtaattcctgagtgcagagccaggagtgatccctgcatcgccaggtgtgacccaaaaagcaaaaaaacaattttctggggctggagtgatagcacagcgggtagggcgtttgccttacacgcggccgacccaggttctaatcccagcatcccatatggtcccctgagcaccgccaggggtaaatcctgagtgaagagccaggagtaacccctgggcatcgccaggtgtgacacaaaaaacaaaaaaacaaacaaacaaaaaaaaaacaattttctaatAAAAGATAACTAGGCTGAAGTGATACaacaatggtagggcgtttgccttgcatgcagcctaccggggttcgatccctgacatcccatatggttcccccagcactgccatgagtgattcctgagtgcagtcaggagt
This region includes:
- the FTSJ3 gene encoding pre-rRNA 2'-O-ribose RNA methyltransferase FTSJ3, whose protein sequence is MGKKGKVGKSRRDKFYHLAKETGYRSRSAFKLIQLNRRFQFLQKARALLDLCAAPGGWLQVAAKFMPVSSLIVGVDLVPIKPLPNVVTLQEDITTERCKQALRKELKTWKVDVVLNDGAPNVGASWAHDAYSQAHLTLMALRLACEFLARGGSFITKVFRSRDYQPLLWIFQQLFHRVQATKPQASRHESAEIFVVCQGFLAPDKVDSKFFDPKFAFKEVEVQAKTVTELVTKKKPKAEGYAEGDLTLYHRVSVTDFLRAANPVDFLSKASEISLDDEELAQHPATTEDIRACCQDIKVLGRKELRSLLNWRTKLRRYMAKKLKEQAKALDISLSSGEEEEDDNEETTASTRQPSQEEEEEEQLNQTLAEMKAQELAELKRKKKKLLREQRKQRERVELKMDLPGVSIADEGETGMFSLRTIQGHQLFEKVTQGDMSAADTFLSDLPGDDIYVSDAEDDDDTSLDSDLDPEELAGVRRPPSPRSQKRVQFAETEDKTEEEEENPLLVPLEEKAVLQEEQASLWFSKDGFIGMEDDADEALEISQAQLLNESRRKGQPQPPPPPPSRVKSQPPVCPDKAPQGAEAPGDSGEKEADSSSDGDSSSSEDEVRQEPPRAKKRGRVPADDGFEVVPIEDPVKYRILDPEGLALGAVIASSKKAKRDLIDNSFSRYTFNEEEEELPEWFVQEEKQHRIRQLPVDKKEVEHYRKRWREINARPIKKVAEAKARKKRRMLKKLEQTKKKAEAVVNTVDISEREKVAQLRSLYKKAGLKEKRQVTYVVAKKGVGRKVRRPAGVRGHFKVVDSRMKKDQRAQQRKEQKKKHRRK